From Hartmannibacter diazotrophicus, a single genomic window includes:
- a CDS encoding cold-shock protein: protein MTIGTVKFFNATKGYGFIQPDNGEPDVFVHVSAVERAGLLSIVEGQKLSFEAVRNDRNGKMSAENLQSA from the coding sequence ATGACTATCGGAACTGTAAAGTTCTTCAATGCGACCAAGGGCTACGGCTTCATTCAACCCGACAACGGCGAGCCCGACGTGTTCGTTCACGTCTCCGCCGTCGAGCGCGCCGGACTTCTGTCGATCGTCGAAGGACAGAAACTCTCCTTCGAGGCGGTCCGCAACGACCGCAACGGGAAGATGTCGGCTGAGAACCTGCAGTCTGCATGA
- a CDS encoding 2'-deoxycytidine 5'-triphosphate deaminase, which translates to MTAYDVGILPSQEIRAMADAGGITADRPFDPDQIQPASIDLRLGAVAHRLRASFLPGPHSSVEAKLDNLRLHTIDLSEGAVLETGCVYLVPVLETFALPDHIAASANPKSSTGRLDVFTRVITDGGEAFDTISGGYRGGLYVEISPRTFPVLVRTGSRLSQVRFRTGSSILTDEELADLHNKTPLVDTDPARFEDGLTLSIDLEREGSGSLLGYRAKRHTGVIDVDKKNACDVLDYWEPIHSRGVPSLILDPGEFYILASREAVHVPPDTAAEMVAIDPLVGEFRVHYAGFFDPGFGHAAAGGKGSRAVLEVRSREVPFILEHGQTIGRLVYERMKARPDTLYGSGIGSNYQAQGLKLSKHFRG; encoded by the coding sequence ATGACGGCGTATGACGTGGGCATCCTGCCCTCACAGGAAATCAGGGCGATGGCGGACGCCGGCGGCATCACGGCCGACCGGCCGTTCGATCCCGACCAGATCCAGCCCGCGAGCATCGATCTCCGGCTCGGCGCGGTCGCCCATCGCCTGCGCGCAAGTTTCCTGCCCGGGCCGCATTCATCCGTCGAGGCCAAGCTCGACAACCTGAGGCTCCACACCATCGACCTTTCCGAAGGCGCGGTGCTGGAGACGGGCTGCGTCTATCTCGTGCCGGTGCTGGAAACCTTCGCCCTGCCCGACCATATCGCCGCCTCCGCCAACCCGAAGAGTTCGACCGGCCGGCTCGACGTCTTCACCCGCGTCATCACCGACGGCGGCGAGGCCTTCGACACGATCTCCGGCGGCTATCGCGGCGGGCTCTACGTCGAGATCTCTCCGCGCACCTTCCCCGTGCTGGTGCGCACCGGTTCCCGGCTGTCGCAGGTGCGCTTCCGGACCGGATCGTCGATCCTCACCGACGAGGAGCTTGCCGATCTCCACAACAAGACGCCGCTCGTCGACACCGACCCGGCGCGCTTCGAGGACGGGCTGACGCTGTCCATCGACCTGGAGCGCGAAGGCTCTGGCTCGCTGCTCGGCTACCGCGCCAAGCGCCACACCGGCGTCATCGACGTCGACAAGAAGAACGCCTGCGACGTGCTCGACTACTGGGAGCCGATCCATTCGCGCGGGGTGCCGAGCCTCATTCTCGATCCGGGCGAATTCTACATCCTCGCCTCGCGTGAGGCAGTGCATGTGCCGCCCGATACGGCGGCCGAAATGGTGGCCATCGATCCGCTCGTCGGCGAATTCCGCGTCCATTACGCGGGCTTCTTCGACCCCGGCTTCGGTCATGCGGCCGCCGGCGGCAAGGGCTCGCGCGCGGTGCTGGAGGTGCGGAGCCGCGAGGTGCCCTTCATCCTCGAACACGGCCAGACCATCGGCCGCCTCGTCTACGAGCGCATGAAGGCGCGGCCCGACACGCTCTACGGCTCCGGCATCGGATCGAACTACCAGGCCCAGGGGCTGAAGCTCTCCAAGCATTTTCGAGGCTGA
- a CDS encoding YigZ family protein: MALRRAIAYTLPMVILDNIISDRGSKYAVSGGPCRSSDEARAFVEDLKKTKKFAKATHNSWALICAEGQIRQDDGESGAGMIILKMLEREGLTDHIVVVTRWFGGKHLGGDRFRHVQSAVRTYIEQLK; this comes from the coding sequence TTGGCATTGCGCCGAGCAATCGCTTACACCCTCCCTATGGTCATTCTCGACAACATCATCTCCGACCGCGGCTCGAAATATGCCGTCTCCGGCGGTCCGTGCCGATCCTCCGACGAGGCCCGGGCCTTTGTCGAAGACCTGAAGAAGACCAAGAAATTCGCCAAGGCGACCCACAACAGCTGGGCGCTCATCTGCGCCGAAGGCCAGATCAGACAAGATGACGGCGAAAGCGGTGCCGGCATGATCATCCTGAAAATGCTGGAACGCGAGGGACTGACCGACCACATCGTCGTCGTGACGCGCTGGTTCGGCGGCAAGCACCTTGGCGGCGACCGATTCCGGCATGTGCAGTCGGCGGTCAGGACCTATATCGAGCAGTTAAAATAA
- a CDS encoding LysR family transcriptional regulator, translating into MNLNQLRFVSALAQHGSFTKAASACAVTQPTLSNAIALLEEELGQKLFVRTTRKVTLTAFGANLLPDIERVIAAQQALVQRAAAFLSPQKRLIRIGTSPLLDARFLNLLIEPFRTAAPETDLIFYEMNMADLNRMLDKEELDFVFGVVEPQKEQRQSTFLYREPLLYVPRGKEKRPQQQDAVVRFDEIAGETFVLVPDACGLTRTIRHLFRSHRRALNEYSGEALSYQVLEQWAALGIGAAILPKSKLTADSDGGMRIIDKLGQEVLINFEAVWNRGSGRVGHLGEFAKYLREIVPAVANGLADRPKGGQLPS; encoded by the coding sequence ATGAACCTCAATCAGCTCCGCTTCGTGAGCGCCCTTGCTCAGCACGGATCCTTCACGAAAGCCGCGTCGGCCTGTGCCGTCACGCAGCCGACGCTGTCGAACGCGATCGCGCTTCTGGAAGAGGAACTCGGCCAGAAGCTCTTCGTGCGCACGACGCGCAAGGTGACGCTGACGGCTTTCGGCGCCAACCTGCTGCCGGATATCGAGCGGGTGATTGCCGCCCAGCAGGCTCTGGTACAGCGGGCGGCGGCATTCCTCTCGCCGCAGAAGCGGCTGATCCGCATCGGCACTTCGCCGCTGCTCGACGCGCGCTTTCTCAATCTCCTGATTGAGCCCTTCCGGACCGCCGCGCCCGAGACCGACCTCATCTTCTATGAAATGAACATGGCCGATCTCAATCGCATGCTCGACAAGGAGGAACTGGACTTCGTCTTCGGCGTCGTGGAGCCGCAGAAGGAGCAGCGCCAGAGCACGTTCCTTTATCGCGAGCCCTTGCTCTACGTTCCGAGAGGCAAGGAAAAGCGGCCGCAACAGCAGGACGCCGTCGTTCGCTTCGACGAGATCGCCGGCGAGACCTTCGTTCTGGTGCCCGATGCCTGCGGGCTGACCCGTACGATCCGCCATCTCTTCCGCAGCCACCGGCGCGCGCTCAACGAATATTCCGGCGAGGCGCTGAGCTACCAGGTTCTGGAGCAATGGGCGGCCCTCGGGATCGGCGCCGCGATCCTGCCGAAGTCGAAGCTGACCGCCGACAGCGACGGCGGCATGCGGATCATCGACAAGCTCGGGCAGGAAGTGCTGATCAACTTCGAGGCGGTCTGGAACCGCGGTTCCGGCCGGGTGGGGCACCTCGGCGAATTCGCCAAATATTTGCGCGAGATTGTTCCGGCGGTGGCGAACGGCCTTGCCGACCGGCCGAAGGGTGGCCAGCTCCCGTCCTGA
- a CDS encoding selenium-binding protein SBP56-related protein, translating into MTVRPDPTFHASPKLAMEAPAETLAYTLMLSPDGSQPDGLAVVDVDPASPDYGKIVHQVIMPYTGDEFHHFGWNACSSALSPLSGHAFLERRYLIIPGIRSSRIYVIDVKGGPKAAKIHKIIEPEEIFSKTGYSRPHTVHCGPEGIYVSTLGGGGADGTDGPPGIFIMDCETFDVVGRYEMDRGVQDKQYDFWWNLPRNYMVSSEWGLPPQYENGIVPEDLLSNKYGHSIHFWDLAARKNIQTIDLGANHQMALEVRPAHDPIKQYGFCGVVVDTTNLEGSIWTWWRDESGKFHAEKTITIPPEPADPADLPDLLKGFSAVPPLVTDIDLSLDDRFLYVACWGTGELRQYDVSDPMKPVLAGSVHIGGIVRRTAHPSGKPFAGGPQMLEISRNGKHVYWTNSLYSTWDDQFYPAGVPAAMVKADVGANGGLTLDPNFFVDFPKGYRSHQIRLEGGDCSTDSFCYPSA; encoded by the coding sequence ATGACCGTCAGACCAGACCCGACATTCCACGCGTCGCCGAAACTTGCGATGGAGGCGCCGGCCGAGACGCTGGCCTATACCCTGATGCTGAGCCCCGACGGCTCGCAGCCCGACGGGCTTGCCGTGGTCGACGTCGATCCGGCATCGCCGGACTATGGCAAGATCGTCCATCAGGTGATCATGCCCTACACCGGCGACGAGTTTCACCATTTTGGCTGGAACGCCTGCTCGTCCGCCCTCTCGCCGCTCTCGGGCCATGCCTTTCTGGAGCGGCGCTATCTCATCATCCCCGGCATCCGCTCATCGCGCATCTATGTCATCGACGTGAAGGGTGGGCCGAAGGCGGCCAAGATCCACAAGATCATCGAGCCGGAGGAAATCTTCTCCAAGACCGGCTACTCGCGCCCGCACACCGTCCACTGCGGCCCGGAGGGCATCTATGTCTCGACGCTCGGTGGCGGCGGCGCGGACGGCACCGACGGACCTCCCGGCATCTTCATCATGGACTGCGAGACCTTCGACGTCGTCGGCCGCTACGAGATGGACCGCGGCGTGCAGGACAAGCAGTATGATTTCTGGTGGAACCTGCCGCGCAACTACATGGTGAGCAGCGAATGGGGCCTGCCGCCGCAATACGAGAACGGCATCGTGCCGGAAGACCTGCTCTCCAACAAATACGGCCACAGCATTCACTTCTGGGATCTGGCCGCCCGCAAGAACATCCAGACGATCGATCTCGGCGCCAACCACCAGATGGCGCTCGAAGTGCGGCCCGCCCACGATCCGATCAAGCAATACGGTTTCTGCGGCGTCGTCGTCGACACGACGAACCTGGAAGGCTCGATCTGGACCTGGTGGCGCGACGAGAGCGGCAAGTTCCACGCCGAAAAGACGATCACCATTCCGCCCGAGCCCGCCGACCCGGCGGACCTGCCCGACCTTCTCAAGGGCTTTTCGGCCGTTCCGCCGCTCGTCACCGACATCGACCTCAGCCTCGACGACCGCTTCCTCTATGTCGCCTGCTGGGGCACGGGCGAATTGCGCCAGTATGACGTGAGCGACCCGATGAAGCCTGTGCTGGCCGGCTCCGTCCACATCGGCGGCATCGTCCGGCGAACGGCGCACCCGAGCGGCAAGCCCTTTGCCGGCGGGCCGCAGATGCTGGAAATCAGCCGCAACGGCAAGCATGTCTACTGGACCAACTCGCTCTATTCGACCTGGGACGACCAGTTCTATCCGGCGGGCGTTCCGGCGGCGATGGTGAAGGCCGACGTCGGCGCGAACGGCGGGCTCACGCTCGACCCGAACTTCTTCGTCGACTTCCCGAAGGGCTACCGGTCGCACCAGATCCGGCTTGAGGGCGGCGACTGTTCGACGGACAGCTTCTGCTATCCCTCGGCCTGA
- a CDS encoding O-succinylhomoserine sulfhydrylase, with protein MTDRALHPDTLLVHGGTLRSQFGETSEALFLTQGYVYDSAEQAEARFTGDDPGYQYSRFSNPTVTMFEERMCLLEGAEAARATATGMAAVTAAMLCQVKAGDHVVAAKALFGSCRYIVENLLPRFGVESTLVDGADLDQWKAAMRPNTVACLIESPTNPTLELVDIAAVAEIAHAAGARLVVDNVFATPMFQKPMQLGADVVVYSATKHIDGQGRCLGGVVLCSEEFLNDHLQTYIRQTGPSMSPFNAWVLLKGLETLGLRVERQSASAAIIADALAAHPAIAKVLYPGRADHPQADLVKRQMTSGSTLVAFEVKGGKAAAFAVSNALKLIRISNNLGDAKSLITHPATTTHQRLTEEARAELGIGPGLLRLSVGLEHPDDLVADLTAALDAASGARAAAE; from the coding sequence ATGACAGACCGCGCTCTTCATCCCGACACTCTTCTTGTCCACGGCGGCACGTTGCGCTCACAGTTCGGCGAGACCTCCGAGGCGCTCTTCCTGACGCAGGGCTATGTCTATGACAGCGCCGAGCAGGCCGAAGCCCGCTTCACCGGCGACGATCCCGGTTACCAGTATTCGCGGTTCTCGAACCCGACCGTGACCATGTTCGAGGAGCGCATGTGCCTGCTGGAAGGCGCCGAGGCCGCGCGCGCGACGGCGACCGGCATGGCGGCGGTGACGGCGGCGATGCTTTGCCAGGTGAAGGCCGGCGACCATGTGGTGGCGGCGAAAGCCCTCTTCGGCTCCTGTCGCTACATCGTCGAGAACCTTCTGCCGCGCTTCGGCGTGGAATCGACCCTTGTCGACGGCGCGGATCTTGACCAGTGGAAGGCGGCGATGCGTCCCAACACGGTCGCCTGCCTGATCGAGAGCCCGACCAATCCGACGCTGGAACTGGTCGACATTGCCGCCGTTGCCGAGATTGCCCATGCAGCCGGCGCGAGGCTTGTGGTCGACAATGTCTTCGCCACGCCGATGTTCCAGAAGCCCATGCAGCTCGGAGCCGACGTGGTCGTCTATTCGGCGACGAAGCACATCGACGGGCAAGGGCGCTGCCTCGGCGGTGTCGTGCTGTGCAGCGAGGAGTTCCTCAACGATCACCTCCAGACCTATATCCGCCAGACCGGCCCCTCCATGAGTCCCTTCAACGCCTGGGTCCTCCTCAAGGGCCTTGAGACGCTGGGTCTCCGCGTTGAGCGCCAGTCCGCGAGCGCGGCGATCATCGCCGATGCTCTTGCCGCTCATCCGGCGATTGCCAAGGTTCTTTATCCGGGCAGGGCTGATCACCCCCAGGCCGATCTGGTCAAGCGCCAGATGACGTCGGGCTCCACGCTGGTGGCCTTCGAGGTGAAGGGCGGCAAGGCTGCTGCCTTCGCCGTCTCCAACGCCCTGAAGCTGATCCGGATTTCCAACAATCTTGGTGATGCCAAGAGCCTCATCACCCATCCGGCGACGACAACGCACCAGCGCCTTACCGAGGAAGCGCGCGCCGAACTCGGCATCGGGCCGGGCCTCCTGCGGCTTTCGGTCGGCCTTGAGCATCCCGACGATCTCGTCGCCGACCTGACGGCGGCGCTGGACGCGGCTTCCGGGGCCCGTGCCGCCGCCGAGTGA
- a CDS encoding RcnB family protein, with protein MNKHLAALLAFTMIATSAAPAFADNTRPLPPQEQERHHKPQPKKVEVHKTKKVEVKKVPAHMAWHRKGGHLPKGYGVIVKDPRRYGLGVPRHGHRWVREGNDYLLVAISTGVILSIVSAR; from the coding sequence ATGAACAAGCACCTTGCCGCCCTTCTCGCTTTCACCATGATCGCAACGTCCGCGGCTCCGGCCTTCGCCGACAACACACGGCCGCTGCCGCCTCAGGAACAGGAGCGGCACCACAAGCCGCAGCCGAAAAAGGTCGAGGTGCACAAGACGAAGAAAGTGGAGGTGAAGAAGGTGCCGGCGCACATGGCCTGGCACAGGAAAGGCGGCCATCTGCCCAAGGGGTATGGCGTCATCGTGAAGGACCCGCGCCGCTACGGTCTGGGCGTGCCGAGGCATGGCCATCGCTGGGTCAGGGAAGGGAACGACTATCTGCTCGTCGCGATCTCGACCGGAGTCATCCTCTCGATCGTGAGCGCTCGCTGA
- a CDS encoding CDP-alcohol phosphatidyltransferase family protein has translation MFDSRLRPLIDPPINRLGAALAARGVSADGVTLAGFATGVCAALAVCLGHFWAAFLLIAVNRLFDGLDGAVARATHLTDRGGYLDIVLDFAFYGLIPLAFAIHDPDHNALAAAVLLASFYLNGAAFLAFAIMAEKRKLTTTAQGRKSLYYVAGLAEGTETIAVFLIMAALPDWFPVVAMAFAALTFASAIARVVAGALNLG, from the coding sequence ATGTTCGATTCCAGGCTCCGCCCGCTGATCGACCCGCCAATCAACCGCCTCGGCGCGGCCCTCGCGGCGCGGGGCGTTTCCGCCGACGGCGTGACACTGGCGGGCTTCGCCACAGGCGTTTGCGCGGCTCTTGCGGTTTGCCTCGGCCACTTCTGGGCCGCCTTCCTGCTGATTGCCGTCAACCGGCTCTTCGATGGGCTCGACGGCGCGGTGGCGCGGGCCACGCATCTTACCGATCGCGGCGGCTATCTCGACATCGTGCTCGATTTCGCCTTCTACGGCCTCATTCCGCTCGCCTTCGCCATCCACGACCCGGACCACAACGCGCTGGCCGCCGCCGTGCTGCTCGCGAGCTTCTATCTCAACGGCGCAGCGTTCCTCGCCTTCGCGATCATGGCGGAGAAGCGCAAGCTCACGACGACCGCCCAAGGCCGGAAATCGCTCTACTACGTGGCAGGCCTTGCCGAGGGGACGGAGACGATCGCCGTCTTCCTGATCATGGCCGCCCTGCCCGACTGGTTCCCGGTCGTCGCGATGGCCTTTGCCGCCCTCACCTTCGCCTCGGCGATCGCGCGGGTCGTCGCGGGAGCCCTCAATCTCGGCTGA
- the apaG gene encoding Co2+/Mg2+ efflux protein ApaG encodes MFRAITHDIEVRVTPVYREDESNPDAGRWFWAYTVEIFNGGSRAVQLLSRRWVITDANGTVQEVEGAGVVGMQPMIAVDERFEYTSGCPLPTSSGFMQGEYHMVDEAGEAFDVVIPAFALDLPNVIRILN; translated from the coding sequence ATGTTCCGAGCGATTACCCACGATATCGAGGTGAGGGTGACGCCCGTCTACCGGGAAGACGAGTCCAATCCCGACGCCGGCCGGTGGTTCTGGGCCTATACGGTCGAGATTTTCAACGGCGGCTCGCGCGCGGTCCAGCTTCTCTCCCGTCGCTGGGTGATTACCGATGCCAACGGCACGGTGCAGGAAGTGGAGGGCGCGGGCGTTGTCGGCATGCAGCCGATGATCGCCGTCGACGAGCGCTTCGAATATACGAGCGGCTGCCCGCTGCCGACCTCATCCGGCTTCATGCAGGGCGAATATCACATGGTCGACGAGGCCGGTGAGGCCTTCGACGTGGTGATCCCCGCCTTCGCGCTCGATCTGCCGAATGTGATCCGCATCCTGAATTGA
- a CDS encoding cytoplasmic protein, whose product MKSLSTHEALIYAMVTTSAADHAMSAAEFSRIRSTLALLPCFEGFVGDVSAIAQHCVQTLSEDHGIDSILDAIDVALTPPLKETAYALAVDVAAADVSVKQEELVFLEMMEDRFEIDKLVVAAIERSARVRHRRAGL is encoded by the coding sequence TTGAAGTCGCTTTCGACCCACGAAGCCCTCATCTACGCGATGGTGACAACGTCGGCCGCAGACCACGCCATGAGCGCCGCGGAATTTTCGCGCATCCGCTCCACCCTGGCGCTGCTGCCCTGCTTCGAAGGGTTCGTCGGGGACGTCTCGGCGATTGCCCAGCACTGCGTGCAAACCCTCAGCGAGGATCATGGCATCGACAGCATCCTCGATGCGATCGATGTCGCGCTGACACCGCCCCTCAAGGAAACCGCCTACGCCCTCGCCGTCGACGTTGCTGCGGCCGACGTCTCCGTCAAGCAGGAGGAACTCGTCTTCCTCGAGATGATGGAGGACCGCTTCGAAATCGACAAGCTGGTCGTTGCCGCCATCGAGCGCAGCGCCCGCGTGCGCCACCGGCGCGCCGGCCTCTGA
- a CDS encoding VOC family protein produces the protein MTVLRIVANLATPDVDAVRTFYEELLDLEVVMDHGWLVTLGSGAEHRAQLGIAREGGSGTPVPDLSIEVDDVDEVHDRAWLEGHEIVYPLTDEPWGVRRFFVRDPVGKVLNILSHKA, from the coding sequence ATGACGGTCCTGAGGATTGTGGCCAATCTGGCGACGCCCGATGTCGATGCGGTCCGGACCTTCTATGAGGAGCTGCTGGATCTGGAGGTTGTCATGGACCACGGCTGGCTGGTGACGCTGGGGAGCGGCGCCGAGCATCGGGCCCAGCTTGGCATTGCCCGCGAGGGTGGTTCCGGCACCCCGGTGCCAGACCTCTCCATCGAGGTCGATGACGTCGACGAGGTTCATGACCGCGCCTGGCTGGAAGGGCACGAGATCGTCTATCCGCTGACCGACGAACCCTGGGGCGTGCGTCGTTTCTTCGTCCGCGACCCGGTCGGCAAGGTGCTCAATATCCTCAGCCACAAAGCGTAG
- a CDS encoding lysine--tRNA ligase: MSALSATASAIDPALFEAAGRSKAWPFEEAKKIIARIEKRGVPEGGVLFETGYGPSGLPHIGTFGEVARTTMVRHAFLLLTEGRVPTRLLSFSDDMDGMRKVPDNVPNQDLLRQHLGKPLTKVPDPFGTHESFGHHNNARLRAFLDHFGFDYEFASASDYYARGILDEKLLVMLERYDDVMAIMLPTLREERSKTYSPFLPVHPKTGVVMQVPVEERNPSKGTIVWTDPDTGERFETLVTGGHAKAQWKPDWALRWAALGVTYEMSGKDHIDNVKTSSQICKVLGGVPPEGFNYELFLDDKGEKISKSKGNGITIDEWLAYASPESLALFMYQKPKTAKKLFFDVIPKNVDEYFSFLGAYDRQDIDARLNNPVWHIHSGNPPKVDLPVPFAMLLNLVSASHAHDRGTLWGFISRYAPGVTAETHPKLDELAGYAIRYYEDRVRPFKTFKTPDDVERAALAALKERLSGLPAGSDSETIQNAVLDVARGIERYQDTKKLGPDGGPGVSVEWFSALYQLLLGQERGPRFGSFVALYGISETCVMINDALAGRLGNG; the protein is encoded by the coding sequence ATGTCTGCGCTCAGCGCCACCGCATCCGCCATTGATCCCGCGCTTTTCGAAGCCGCCGGCCGCTCCAAGGCCTGGCCCTTCGAGGAAGCGAAAAAGATCATCGCGCGGATCGAGAAACGGGGCGTTCCGGAGGGCGGGGTTCTCTTCGAGACCGGCTACGGTCCCTCGGGCCTTCCGCATATCGGCACCTTTGGCGAGGTGGCCCGCACCACCATGGTGCGCCATGCCTTCCTTCTCCTGACCGAGGGCCGGGTGCCGACGCGCCTGCTCTCCTTCTCCGACGACATGGACGGCATGCGCAAGGTGCCGGACAACGTGCCGAACCAGGACCTGCTGCGCCAGCATCTCGGCAAGCCGCTGACCAAGGTGCCCGATCCCTTCGGCACGCACGAAAGCTTCGGCCATCACAACAACGCCCGGCTTCGCGCCTTCCTCGACCATTTCGGCTTCGACTACGAGTTCGCCTCGGCGTCAGACTATTACGCGCGCGGCATTCTCGACGAGAAGCTCCTCGTGATGCTGGAGCGCTATGACGACGTCATGGCGATCATGCTGCCGACGCTGCGCGAGGAGCGGAGCAAGACCTATTCGCCCTTCCTGCCGGTTCACCCGAAGACGGGCGTCGTGATGCAGGTGCCGGTGGAGGAACGCAATCCGTCGAAGGGCACCATCGTCTGGACTGATCCCGACACCGGCGAACGCTTCGAAACGCTGGTGACGGGCGGTCACGCCAAGGCGCAGTGGAAGCCGGACTGGGCGCTGCGCTGGGCGGCCCTCGGCGTCACCTACGAAATGAGCGGCAAGGATCACATCGACAACGTCAAGACGTCGAGCCAGATCTGCAAGGTGCTCGGCGGCGTGCCGCCCGAGGGCTTCAACTACGAACTCTTCCTCGACGACAAGGGCGAGAAGATTTCGAAGTCCAAGGGCAACGGCATCACCATCGACGAGTGGCTGGCTTACGCGAGCCCGGAGAGCCTCGCGCTCTTCATGTATCAGAAGCCGAAGACCGCCAAGAAGCTCTTCTTCGACGTCATTCCGAAGAACGTCGACGAGTATTTCTCCTTCCTCGGCGCCTATGACAGGCAGGACATCGACGCTCGCCTGAACAACCCGGTCTGGCACATCCACTCCGGCAATCCGCCGAAGGTGGACCTGCCGGTGCCTTTCGCCATGCTCCTGAACCTCGTCTCGGCCAGCCACGCCCATGATCGCGGCACGCTCTGGGGCTTCATCTCCCGCTATGCACCGGGTGTGACGGCTGAAACGCATCCGAAGCTCGACGAACTCGCCGGCTACGCGATCCGCTATTACGAGGATCGGGTGCGGCCCTTCAAAACGTTCAAGACGCCGGACGACGTGGAGCGCGCCGCACTTGCCGCGCTGAAGGAACGGCTTTCGGGCTTGCCCGCCGGGTCGGACTCCGAAACGATCCAGAATGCGGTGCTCGATGTGGCACGGGGGATCGAGCGCTATCAGGATACGAAGAAACTTGGCCCCGACGGCGGCCCGGGCGTCTCGGTGGAATGGTTCTCTGCCCTCTACCAGCTTCTTCTCGGACAGGAACGGGGTCCGCGCTTCGGGTCCTTCGTCGCGCTCTACGGCATCAGCGAGACCTGCGTCATGATCAACGACGCCCTTGCCGGACGTCTCGGCAACGGCTGA
- a CDS encoding MarR family transcriptional regulator, whose protein sequence is MDDMTPVSNKLAALAQAIVDAADDATEDLSPSAAAALMSLKARGPQSVGTVAQLVGLTHSAAVRLVDRLEKDWLVRRQRRGGREVMVELTSRGKRRASTLQEKRIIAAEGFVKDLNPSEIGALDLLLHRLLDAVVEDGGDIGRLCRMCDTGTCDCHHLHPTTTEEERIAAAGE, encoded by the coding sequence ATGGACGACATGACGCCGGTCTCCAACAAGCTTGCCGCCCTGGCGCAGGCGATCGTCGATGCGGCCGATGACGCGACCGAGGATCTCTCACCGTCGGCGGCGGCGGCCCTGATGTCCCTCAAGGCGCGAGGTCCGCAGTCGGTCGGAACGGTGGCCCAGCTTGTCGGACTCACGCATTCGGCCGCCGTGCGACTCGTCGACCGGCTGGAGAAGGACTGGCTCGTGCGACGGCAACGACGCGGCGGGCGAGAGGTGATGGTCGAACTGACCTCGCGCGGCAAGCGGCGGGCCTCCACGCTTCAGGAAAAGCGGATCATTGCGGCCGAAGGCTTCGTCAAGGACCTGAACCCGAGCGAAATCGGCGCCCTCGACTTGCTCCTGCACCGCCTGCTCGATGCGGTGGTGGAGGACGGCGGCGACATCGGGCGGCTCTGCCGCATGTGCGACACGGGTACCTGCGACTGCCATCACCTGCACCCGACCACGACCGAAGAAGAGCGGATTGCGGCTGCCGGCGAGTAG
- a CDS encoding N-acetyltransferase family protein, translating into MTIIRPANLEDLPEILAIYNEAVLNTTAIWMDTPVDLDNRASWYESRISAGYPVIVAGERGGVLGYATYGPFRPFEGYRATAELSVYVNAAARGQGLGRKLLQALIDEAVRAGLHMLVAGIEGGNVASIRLHASLGFSETGRMPEVGQKFGRFLDLVLMQKRLT; encoded by the coding sequence ATGACAATTATCCGTCCGGCGAACCTGGAAGATCTGCCGGAAATCCTTGCGATCTACAATGAGGCCGTGCTCAATACGACGGCTATCTGGATGGATACCCCGGTGGATTTGGACAATCGTGCGAGTTGGTATGAGTCTCGCATCTCCGCCGGCTATCCCGTTATCGTGGCTGGCGAGCGGGGTGGTGTGCTGGGCTACGCAACCTACGGACCTTTCAGACCTTTTGAGGGTTACAGGGCGACCGCCGAGCTCTCCGTTTACGTTAACGCTGCCGCGCGCGGTCAGGGTTTGGGCAGAAAACTGCTGCAAGCGCTGATCGATGAGGCAGTTCGTGCGGGTTTGCACATGCTTGTCGCCGGCATCGAGGGGGGGAATGTTGCCTCGATCCGGCTTCACGCCAGCCTTGGTTTTTCCGAAACCGGCCGCATGCCGGAGGTCGGGCAAAAATTCGGACGGTTCCTCGATCTCGTCCTGATGCAAAAAAGATTGACCTGA